The sequence AGAACCCGCGGATACCGCGCCAGCTCACCGTCCGTCCCAATCTCGAAGCCGAAGAACTCCGCCGGCGGCGTGATGCCGTAGCCGGACGCCGGCGCCTGCGCAGACGCCAGCCCCGTGGCGGCAACGAGCAGCCATGTGGCGGCGGCGAGCGTGACGCTGGCCCGGAAGTTGCGCGTGTGGTGCACGAACGGCCTCCCGTGGTTTCGGAGCCTCGACACAGGCCTAAAAGGCGCAGAATATCACGCGCCACGCCCTCCTATATGCTTGAGGCGGAGACGCCATGACGAGACGCCCCATGTTCACCTCATTGTGCCTCGCGGCAGTATTCCACTTGCTCGCCCCGGCCGCGGAAGCGCAGGACGCGTCCGACGTGCGGCACCGGGTCCCTGCCGAGTTCATGAGCTACCTCGGCGCCGACTGGCTGGAACGGGCCGAGCGCGTTGACGAGGAACAGCCTGAACGCGTGCTCGACGCCATGGAGCTCCGCGCGGGCGACGTGGTGGCGGACGTCGGTTGCGGCTCCGGCTACTACGCTCGCCGGATTGCACGGCGCGTACAGCCGGGGGGCAGGGTCTACTGCGAGGACATTCAACCGGAGATGCTCGAGATAATGCGCGAGCGGGCGGCCGACGAGGGCGTTACCGGCATTGAGCCGGTGCTCGGTACGCCCACCGATCCGCGGCTGCCGGCCGGTGCGATCGACTGGGCGGTTATCGCCGACGTCTACCATGAGATGTCCGAGCCGGAGCCGATGCTCGCCGGCATCCGCGATGCGCTTGCCCCCGGCGGACGCGTGGCCCTGCTGGAGTACCGCGTCGAGGACGGCAGCGGCGACAATATAAAGGCCGACCACACGATGTCGGTTCGACAGGTTCTCGCCGAATGGCAGGCGGCGGGCTTCGAGCTGGTGGAGCTGCACGACTTCCTGCCGAGCCAGCATCTCTTCTTCTTCCGGGCGGCGGCGGGCGCGGCCGGGAGTTGCGCCGGCGTCTCCGCCAGCGACGTGACGGCGGCGGCAGGGTCCGCTGTCGTCGACTGCGACCTGTTCGACGCGATCGACGCCGGGCTGGTCGAGGTGGATCCGCGAGGCGCAGGCCGCGAGGCGGTCAACCTGCGCATCCGCCGGACGGGCGGCGGGCGACTCGTCGTCACGTCGCCCGTGGCCACGTTGCTGGAGGCGGACGGAGCCCGCGACATGATCACCCGCCGTGACGGCTGGATCGTCCTGCGCGACGACGGCTGGCACGACTGGACATTGCGCGCCG is a genomic window of Acidobacteriota bacterium containing:
- a CDS encoding methyltransferase domain-containing protein gives rise to the protein MTRRPMFTSLCLAAVFHLLAPAAEAQDASDVRHRVPAEFMSYLGADWLERAERVDEEQPERVLDAMELRAGDVVADVGCGSGYYARRIARRVQPGGRVYCEDIQPEMLEIMRERAADEGVTGIEPVLGTPTDPRLPAGAIDWAVIADVYHEMSEPEPMLAGIRDALAPGGRVALLEYRVEDGSGDNIKADHTMSVRQVLAEWQAAGFELVELHDFLPSQHLFFFRAAAGAAGSCAGVSASDVTAAAGSAVVDCDLFDAIDAGLVEVDPRGAGREAVNLRIRRTGGGRLVVTSPVATLLEADGARDMITRRDGWIVLRDDGWHDWTLRAVGRQRDREPPGPDEPLRLQPPSAIPRLASVLGEVQVGTYTVANSPTLYPPRTHVVEQAAVWIADGDADYGSMEEAIAGPRIPPQYAAAFALVFLDRAGIDVTRRRVWSDRARIFDRLRDQGLNVWYQLKTR